The Oscillatoria sp. FACHB-1407 DNA segment CGATTAAAAATTCTGCGGGTTCATCCTGTAGGAATCTGTTTCTGACTTGAGCAAACCTTGTACTATAGACGTAAAGCACTGTTGCGTGATTAAAGTTCATCCTAATGAGATGAGCGATCGCGACCTCCTAACCAGAGTCATTTGAACAATGCCAGAAGAACCTACTCCAACCGAGTCACAAGATACCCCTGCTGCACCAGAGGCAGCGGCTGAAAAGCCAAAGCGTCAAAAACCTGCGGCAGCAGAAGGAGCACCTGCGGCTAAAGCAGAAAAGCCTAAAAAAGAAAAAGCCCCTGCCCTGGAGGATAAGCCCTTTGTCGAGTTTATGAACCAGGATTATCTGCCTAAGTTAAAGCAGATGATGGAAACGCTGGGCGTTACTGACCTCACCCTGACGTTTGAGAAGCGATCGCTCCCCATTAAGGGGTTAGAAGAGGCTGGGGATTGCTGGCAAGTGCTCGGCGACTTCAAGGCTGGTCAACGACAATTTCTGATCGGCTTCCTGAAAGAAGATATTCAGAGCCAGAAGGTGTTTGCCTATGCTGAGGGCGGAGCTAAACCCAGCACCTTAGAATCCTTCATGATTGATGAGCGCAAGGTAACGCTGGATTTACTGTTGCTCTATACAGTGCAGCGATTGAACGGTCAAAAATGGCTGGTCAGAAATTAAGACAGTAACCGATTGACGGCAAGAGGCATGATCGATTGAGGCAACAACTTTCGGATAGACGCCTTTGCATGGCCTCTTGCCGTTAACATCGTCTAATTGACATTGCATGTAAGAGCAATTGTCTACAAAAGCAATTGATTGCTAAAATGACTTTTGCGTGGCACCTTAGCCTGTGTTATTATCAAATACTGCACGGACGCATAGCTCAGTTGGTTAGAGCACTACGTTGACATCGTAGGGGTCACTGGTTCGAGTCCAGTTGTGTCCATTTTTAGGAGTTTGTAAAAGCTACCCAGCGAAACTCGCGGAATCTGAAGTCTGTTCAGAGAGACTCAAATTGATTCGCAAGCTCCTCAACTAATTACCATCCAGGTATACGTTAAAACGCCAATCAGCCCTAAGCCGATAACTAGCTCTCGCTGTTCATTCCAGATTCGGTTTACATTGCCCAGCAAAAATTGGATGGTAGCACGACGTTCCTGCCCCAGTTCCGCCATCAGTGTCGCGACTCTCACATCCACCTCTTCTAGCGACACCTCACCTCGCTGGTAAGCTGACTCTAGCTCATTTAACTTGCGCCAATACTCGTTTGTCGCTTCCAATAAATTGGGAATCATAACCGCAGACTACTATCGTTTACTTTTGTAAACACGTTAACGCGCCTAGTCCAGCGATTGGGTCTATGAAAGGTTAGAACCCTCTTAGCTATTTGGTTAGAACCTGATGTCGTCCTTTCGTCGCAGTTGTTCTGTGATGACAACCATCTGTGATGACAATTATTTGTGGTGACAACCCCTATCCACCTGATCGAGCAGGATATAGCTGTAGTCACCTCAGTTAAGACAAGGCACTCAACAGGACAGACGCGATTAATCGCGTCTCTCTCAGCAGGACTCAAATTCAATGTCCTGATGGTTTTGGCGATCGCTATAGAATACGCTTCAAGTCAGGATTCCATCCTGACTCTCACTTTCACGCCTTTGGGTGCTCCAGATACCTGGGCAAGGTGAACCACTAACAGAAAAACGGTTTATGGAACCACTTTGTGTCTGGCTAACTTCAATGCAGATAAAAATAAAATTGAACCCAGGAGTAGATACAACAGGGAACTAGAAATATAGCTCAATAAATAGCTGCCACCCAATGCTCCCAAAATTGAACCAAATGCCATTGAAACAATAAATTCTCGCTCTGATTTAACTTCCTTAAGCTTTTGTTGACTCTTGTATTTCAACAGACCCACCAGAACTGTTGGAATGCTAATTGCAAGGCTCAAACTTCCTGCCAGTTTAATATCAACAGCAAACAACAAAATAATCGTTGGGATGATCAACTCGCCACCTGCGACACCCAACATACTGCTAAAAATACCAATTACAATTCCTGCTAAAAATCCAAGGCTAATTCTGGCAAGCTCTGGTAAGAGCAGACTTCCGACACCAAAGATGAGGTTATGCCCCATCAACACGACACTTAGAAAAATCAGAAACACTACAACAACCCGATTTAGAATTTGTTCGTTAATTCGAGTTGCATAATGAACTCCCAAATAGGAACCAATTAGAGAGCCTGCCAAAATATTAACGATGACCGTCCAATTTGCAATCACATTTTCTAGACCAACAATACCGCTGCGAAAGATGAATGAGAATGTGACCGTAACCAAACTCACAATGAGGTTGATAATAACTGCTTGAATGGTTCGATAGTTAAAAATACTAACCAGCACAGGTAGACGAAACTCTGCACCCCCTAACCCAATGAGTCCACCTAAAACGCCGACCAATGCCCCCCATGCAAATGCCCAGATCGTTCGCATTCAAACCTCCATATCAGCAGTAGCACCATTCCAGACCGTTAAGCTGAGTTAGCTCTCCTTTTGCCAGCGCACCACTAATACCCGTGCATTTTCATAAAGGGGAAACCATACTATTTCGTTAACGTCTACAGTCGCCCGCTCAAAGTCATAGCCCAAAAACTGCCTCATAAAAACGGATGGCGCGATCGAGGTCAATCACCGGAATTTCAAAGTAGCCAACTGGGTTTTTCATGGGTGCTCTCCTGAAAACCTGTATCTCACATCAATCTTCGTCCTTGTCCAATTGAGGAAACTGCTCAAACAGTTTGGTTATGAGCATGTATAGCTCATCCAAAACCTCTTCTGCTCCTGCTTCATCGACCTCGGTTAGGAGTTGTTCAATGCCGTTGATGTGTTGCAGGAGGCGATCGGCTTGCTGACGGTCAAAAGAAGACATAGCGATCGGGTATTCCGAATAGTTTTTCACAGGTCATTGTAGTGGTTTTCGATTCCTTGCCCAAAGGATTCTGCCAGTGCAACTTTCGTGCGAGCCACCGAAAGGCGTACCTTCTCTAACTGAGATGCATAGGCTGCCTGTTGTTGAGGGGAAGTTTCAGCTGTGTTGACTCTTAAAATCTGCTCATAAAAGCGAAAGATTTGAAATGCGTAACTGGCGATCGCAATCTGTTTTTGGGACAAAGATCTGATTCGTTTCACCAAATCTGCGCAGGTTGCAGAGCGGGGCAGCAGGAAAACATCGGCATAGAGCGGAGGAATGATATTAGACCGTTGGCTCAACTCATCCAACAGAAGTTTTGCATCCTCGGATAGCTCTCCATCGAAATCAGCCAGGGAGTTGAGTAAGGCTAGCAGTAAAACCTTTGAACGTTTGTGTTTCAACTCAGGAGAATGACAGGCACTAATTTTTTCACAATCTTAGTACAACTCGTCGTAAATAAGGGTGGGAATTTGGGGTGCAGGGGTGGAACCCCCACGCAGGAGGTACTGTCCCCTGCACCCCCTATATTGAACCAATTTGCACACGGCTGTATTAATCGGAGTTTGGGATCAAGATTCCAGCCGTTGAAACGAAATTGACTTGTATTAACGTGAATTCGGGACAAGGATAGCGGCGGTTTTAACCGCCGCTATCGGGGCAAAACCGACCTGCGTCGGTTCGTCAAATCCTGCCTTTTCCGGAGTCCGCGTCGGCGGACTTTGCTTTAGTAGCCGCGAATTCATTCGCCGGGTTCTTAAACCGAATTGACGTGCGATCGCTGAGGTAACAAGCAATAAACATGCTCAGGGCAGCGATTACTCCAATGGAGAACTACGAAGCGATCGCCCCCGCCATGTCCAGCCCCAACCCGTCTCCGTTTTGATAGCAGACCCAATCGCGATCGCCACAATCAGCACTCCCCCCACTGGTGTAAGCCACCAATAGCGAGGAGGAATGTGAGCAATCTGTTCCTCGGTGCGCCGCAAAGCATAGTGAAGTGTGATGGTAACAATAGACAAAGCGATCGCCACCCCATCTGCTATGGCAATGGAACCTGTAGCGGCCTGCCTTAACAGAACTCCTAAAGCAACCCACGGCAGCGTGCAGGTCATTAATATTGCCAGACAAAGGTGGGCGATCGTCTTGAGGCTTCGCTGACACCCTAAATAGAGGTTCTTCGTCCACCCCTCCCAGATGCTTGCCCAAGAGTCATACATCTGCACCGATGCCAGGTCGGCTCCTAACCTATAGCGCAAAGCAAAGCCATTGGATTTAATTTGTTGTGCCAGGGTGACATCCTCCACCACCTCAGCAGCAACAGATCGGTGTCCTCCAATCGCCTCATACGCCGATCGCCGAAACAACATAAACTGACCCGTAGCAAACGCCGTTTCATCCTGGGGATCATTCACCGCCGCAAAGGGAAACCCTGCCAATAAAACCCCAATCATCAACGGTTGAATCAACCACTCCGCCCAGCAACCACAGACAATCGCCGGGGCACAACTGAGCAAATCGGCGTTTTCCTGAACTGCGGCTGTCACTGCCGCTTCGATCGCCCCAGGTTTGAGCCGCATATCTGCATCTAAAAACAGCACATAGTCTGCTGTCAGCAACGTTGCCACCTGAGCACACGCCCAATTTTTGCCAACCCAAACTTCAGTGTGAGGTCGAGGTGCCCCAGACAGTAACTTGAGCCGTGGGTCGCCCAATTGCTGATACAACGCCTGAGCGATCGCCCAGGTTTCATCCGTAGATTGGTCATCTACTAACCACACCTCCAATTGCTCTGGCGGTAATGATGTGCTGTTTAGAATTGATTTCAGACAACTCTCTACATTGTTAGCTTCGTTATAAGCAGGCACGACAACTGCCACCGTTGATGAAAGTGGCGATCGTAGATCAAGATTGCTAGGCTGAGATAATCGAGGGGCTTGCTGAGCGACTTGTCGCAGCTTCAAACCATACAGCAGGGTAGTGAGCAACCCAAGGATGACAACTCCGTCGATAATCATTGAGAGCATTCCCCCTCACAAATCGCTTAATGACTGTCTTGAACTGAGCATCGTATCTTTGCAACGCCTAAATTTTTGCTGGATTTTTGGGCAACTTATTACAAAGTTTTGCTCTAGAGGCGGCTAATTCGCATTCATCAGGTGCACTTTATTCAGAAAGGCTTTAGAATCCTTACAGGAATCTTCTTATTCCTAAACAAGTTCTCAACAATTGCTACACATTTTGTCGTTAAGTCTTATTGAATGATGCCTCGGATACTCGTCATTGACGATGACCCTGCAATTTCAGAGCTGGTCGCTGTGAATTTAGAAATGGCTGGGTATGATGTCAGTCAGGCAACTGACGGCATCAAGGGTCAGGCATTGGCTCTTCAGCTATTGCCCGACCTTATTATGTTAGACCTGATGCTTCCTAAGGTAGACGGTTTTACAGTATGCCAGCGGTTGCGTCGGGATGAGCGTACAGCCGACATTCCAGTGCTCATGTTGACTGCATTGGGTCAAACCCAAGACAAAGTCGATGGCTTTAATGCTGGTGCTGATGATTACTTAACAAAACCCTTTGAAATTGAAGAAATGTTGGCACGGGTTCGGGCACTCCTGCGGCGCACCGATCGCATTCCCCAAGCTGCCAAGCACAGCGAAATTCTCAACTATGGTCCTCTAACATTGGTTCCTGAGCGATTAGAGGCAATTTGGTTTGACCAAACCGTGAAATTAACTCATCTAGAGTTTGAGTTACTGCACTGTTTGTTGCAACGCCATGGGCAGACGGTTTCGCCAAGTGAAATCTTGAAAGAGGTCTGGGGATACGACCCCGATGATGATATTGAAACAATTCGGGTTCACGTTAGACATTTGAGAACTAAGCTAGAGCCTGATCCCCGTCATCCCCGTTACATCAAAACCGTCTATGGTGCGGGCTACTGTCTAGAGTTGCCAGCCGTACAGACAGACGATGTCAGTGATACAGAGTCAGAATCCCCTACCGTTGCTTGATCTCGCAAGTATAGTTTTGGTCAGAAAGCCTAAGACAAAGGCAATGGCTCAAACATTGATTCTGGGAGAGGTTTCTGACTTCCCTTTGCCCTATCAAATGGGGCTATGGCTATAATGGGGTGATTTTTCAGAACCTACAAAGTAGGGGCGTTTAATCAAACGCCCCTGTCTTGTTTCATTGATATAGTAACCGAGGAGTTGGTTAGGACAGGGTGCAGGGGTGGAACCCTTAACTTGGGCGTAGCCCCCAA contains these protein-coding regions:
- a CDS encoding DUF2996 domain-containing protein, which encodes MPEEPTPTESQDTPAAPEAAAEKPKRQKPAAAEGAPAAKAEKPKKEKAPALEDKPFVEFMNQDYLPKLKQMMETLGVTDLTLTFEKRSLPIKGLEEAGDCWQVLGDFKAGQRQFLIGFLKEDIQSQKVFAYAEGGAKPSTLESFMIDERKVTLDLLLLYTVQRLNGQKWLVRN
- a CDS encoding sulfite exporter TauE/SafE family protein, producing MRTIWAFAWGALVGVLGGLIGLGGAEFRLPVLVSIFNYRTIQAVIINLIVSLVTVTFSFIFRSGIVGLENVIANWTVIVNILAGSLIGSYLGVHYATRINEQILNRVVVVFLIFLSVVLMGHNLIFGVGSLLLPELARISLGFLAGIVIGIFSSMLGVAGGELIIPTIILLFAVDIKLAGSLSLAISIPTVLVGLLKYKSQQKLKEVKSEREFIVSMAFGSILGALGGSYLLSYISSSLLYLLLGSILFLSALKLARHKVVP
- a CDS encoding VOC family protein, whose protein sequence is MKNPVGYFEIPVIDLDRAIRFYEAVFGL
- a CDS encoding glycosyltransferase, with the protein product MIIDGVVILGLLTTLLYGLKLRQVAQQAPRLSQPSNLDLRSPLSSTVAVVVPAYNEANNVESCLKSILNSTSLPPEQLEVWLVDDQSTDETWAIAQALYQQLGDPRLKLLSGAPRPHTEVWVGKNWACAQVATLLTADYVLFLDADMRLKPGAIEAAVTAAVQENADLLSCAPAIVCGCWAEWLIQPLMIGVLLAGFPFAAVNDPQDETAFATGQFMLFRRSAYEAIGGHRSVAAEVVEDVTLAQQIKSNGFALRYRLGADLASVQMYDSWASIWEGWTKNLYLGCQRSLKTIAHLCLAILMTCTLPWVALGVLLRQAATGSIAIADGVAIALSIVTITLHYALRRTEEQIAHIPPRYWWLTPVGGVLIVAIAIGSAIKTETGWGWTWRGRSLRSSPLE
- a CDS encoding response regulator transcription factor, with the translated sequence MPRILVIDDDPAISELVAVNLEMAGYDVSQATDGIKGQALALQLLPDLIMLDLMLPKVDGFTVCQRLRRDERTADIPVLMLTALGQTQDKVDGFNAGADDYLTKPFEIEEMLARVRALLRRTDRIPQAAKHSEILNYGPLTLVPERLEAIWFDQTVKLTHLEFELLHCLLQRHGQTVSPSEILKEVWGYDPDDDIETIRVHVRHLRTKLEPDPRHPRYIKTVYGAGYCLELPAVQTDDVSDTESESPTVA